GGTCGAGCCCGAGCAGGATGTGGTGCATCACCGGGTTGCCGACGAGGGTGAGGTCGAGGATGCGGTCCAGGGCGACGCCCGCGCTTGCGGCGATCTCCTGCGCGAGCCGGTTCAGCGCGGCGCGCACGGCACCGGTCATCTCGGCCGCGCCGCCGGGGTTCATCATGGCGTAGGAGACGCGCGACATGAGGTCCTCGCCGAAGCGGATCTGCGGGTTCATCACCCCCGCCGAGGCCAGCACCTCGCCGCTGCGCAGCGACACGAGGTGCCCGGCGATGGTGGTGGAGCCGAGGTCGATGGCAAGTCCGCAGAGGTCGCCCTCGAGAAGCCCGGGCCAGAGCGCGACGAGGCGCGGCGGGGCCTCGTCGCGGGGCTGGTGGATCGCGGCGGTGACCGTCCAGTCCCCGGCGCGGAGGGTCTCCTGCAGCTTTGCGAGGAGCGGCAGGTCGGCGGTGACGCCCTCGATGGCCCATTGCGCCCGCAGCGCCTCGGTCAGCCGTTCGAGATCGCCGGTGGGCGCGCGCATGTCGGGCGGGGCGACCTCGACGAGGCGGAGGCGGATCGCCGGGTCCATCTCGACCGGGCGGGCATCGGCCTCCTTGCGGATCACCTGCCGGTGCAGCTGGCTCTCGGGCGGCACGTCGATCACCACGTCGCCGAGGATCCGCGCCTGGCAGCCGAGGCGCCGCCCGGGCGCGAGCCCGCGCTTCTCGGCGTAGCGGGCCTCGACGGCGTTCCAGCCCGAGAGCGAGGTTTCCGCCGAGGTGATGCCGTGCTTGGCGAAGGCGCCGAAGGCGGGCGCGACCTGGCAGCGCGAGCAGATGCCGCGCCCGCCGCAGACCGAGTCGAGATCGACGCCGAGCCTGCGCGCCGCCTCCAGCACCGGGGTTCCGGCGGGCATGCGACCACGCTTGCCGGAGGGGGTGAAGACGACGAGGGGATCGGCGGGCTCGGTCATGGCCCCAGCATGGGCTTGCATGGTGCGGCGCAGATGTCCGAAAGCGGCAAGCCGTGGGGCGGAGGCGTCGTGCCGGGCGGGCTGGCGCCAAGGCAAAGAAGAAAGGGCGGCGCCTCGCGGCACCGCCCCGTTCTATTCCAGCCGGAAAAGGCTCAGCCCAGCTTCACCAGCGCGTGGCGCTTCTTGCCGGCCGAGAGCTTCACCGGCGCGGCCAGTGCGGCGGCATCGAGCATCAGCCCGGCATCGGTCAGCGGCTGGTCGTCGATGCGCGCGCCGTTCTCGGCGATCAGGCGCTTGGCCTCCTTGCCGGTCTTGGCGAGCCCGGCGCGGACGATCACCTGCACGATGGAGATGCCGTCGCCGACCTCGTCCGAGGTCAGCTCGAGCGTCGGCAGGTCATCCCCGACGCCGCCCTTCTCGAAGACCTCGCGCGCGGTCGCCTCGGCGGCGGCGGCGGCCTCGGCGCCGTGGCAGAGCGCGGTGACCTCGTTGGCGAGGATGATCTTGGCGTCGTTGATCTCGGAGCCGGCAAGCGCGCCGAGCCGCTCGCAATCCTCGACCGGCAGCTCGGTGTAGAGCTTGAGGAACCGGCCGACGTCGGCGTCGGTGGTGTTGCGCCAGAACTGCCAGAACTCGTAGGGGCTCAGCATGTCGGCGTTGAGCCACATGGCGCCGCCCTGGCTCTTGCCCATCTTGCGCCCGTCCGAGGTGGTCAGCAGCGGCGAGGTGAGGCCGTAGATCTCGTGGTCCAGCACCCGGCGCGTCAGGTCGATGCCGTTGATGATGTTGCCCCACTGGTCCGAGCCGCCCATCTGCAGCGAGCAGCCGTAGCGGCGGTTCAGCTCGAGGAAGTCGTAGGCCTGCAGGATCATGTAGTTGAACTCGAGGAACGACAGCGACTGCTCGCGGTCGAGGCGCGACTTCACCGATTCAAACGACAGCATCCGGTTCACCGAGAAGTGGCGGCCGATGTCGCGCAGGAACTCGAGATAGTTGAGGTTGTCGAGCCACTCGGCGTTGTTCAGCATCAGCGCGTCGTTCGGCGCGTCGCCGTACTGCAGGTACTTGGCGAAGACCTGCTTCATGCCCTCGATGTTGGCGTCGATCTGCTCGGGCCCGAGCAGCGGGCGCTCGTCCGAGCGGAACGAGGGGTCGCCCACCTTGGTGGTGCCGCCGCCCATCAGGGTGATCGGCTTGTGGCCGGTCTTCTGCAGCCAGCGCAGCATCATGATGTTGAGCAGGTGACCCACGTGCAGCGACTTCGCCGTCGCGTCATAGCCGATATAGGCGGTGACCACGCCCTGGCTGAGCGCCTCGTCGAGGCCCTGGTAATCGGTGCAGTCGGCAAGGTAGCCGCGCTCGATCATGACGCGCATGAAGTCCGATTTGGGATGGTAGGTCATCGTGGATCCCTCTTATAGTTCGCCCGTTCCTATAAGCGCGGGGAAGGCGAAGGTGAAGGGCAAGTTGGGTGCACGATCCGTTTGGGCTCTGGGGTGTATGTCGGGGACCTCTCTCGACGGGGTGGACGCGGCGCTGATCCGCACCGACGGGGCGCAGATCCACGAGTTCGGGCGCTCCGGCTATCGGCCCTTTTCCGACGCCGAGCGCCGGGTTCTGAAGGCCGCGCTGGGGCGCTGGCCGGGGCCGGGGCTCGAAGCGGCGCTGGATGTGACCCAGCGCGCCCATGCCGAGCTGCTGGCCGATTTCCCCGAGGCCGAGCTGGTGGGCTTCCACGGCCAGACGCTGGCGCATGACCCGCACGGGCGCGGCACGCACCAGCTGGGCGACGGCGCGGCGCTGGCCGAGGCGCTGAACCGCGACGTGGTCTGGGACTTCCGCTCCGCCGACGTGGCGCTGGGGGGCGAGGGCGCGCCGCTGGCGCCCTTCTTCCACTTCGCCTGTGCCAAGTGGATGGGCGCCGAGCGCCCGGTGGCCTTCCTCAACCTCGGCGGGGTCGGCAACCTCACCTGGGTCGACCCGCGCAAGGCGTCGCCCGAGGAGCCGGGCGCGCTGCTGGCCTTCGACACCGGCCCGGCGAACGCGCCGATCAACGATCTGGTGGCCGAGCGGCTCGGCCTCGACTGCGACCGCGACGGCGCGCTTGCCGCGCAGGGCGAGGTTGTGGACGGCGCGCTGGAGCTCTTCCTCGAGGAGGGGTTCTTCCGCCGGATGCCGCCGAAATCCCTCGATCGGGATGATTTCTCGCTGATGCTCGACCTCGTGCGCGAGCTCTCGGACGCCGATGCCGCCGCGACGATGACCGCCATGGCGGCGGCCGCCGTGATGCAGGGCATGGAGCATTGCCCGACCCCGCCCGAGAAGCTGCTGGTCACCGGCGGCGGGCGCCGCAACCCGGTGATGATGGCGATGCTGCAGGCCGGGCTCGACTGCCCGGTGGTGCCGGTCGAGGAGGCGGGGCTCGACGGCGACATGCTCGAGGCGCAGGCCTTCGGCTTCCTCGCCGTGCGCGTGGCGCAGGGCTGGCCGACCTCGGCCCCGGGAACCACCGGTGTCGCCGCGCCTGTGGGCGGCGGTCAGATCTCGCGCGTGGGCTCGCTGGTCGGCTGAGCGGGGCCCGAGGTCAGCCCTCGGGGCGCCCCTCGGCCTCGGCCCGCAGCGCCTCGAGCCGGCGGCGGAAGCGCGGCGCGTTGAGCCGCGCGGTGACATTGGCACAAAGCCATTCGGCCAGCAGCGGGCGGTTCTCGGCGTCGAGCCGCGACAGCAGCCGCCGCAGGTAGGGCGCGTGGTTGCGCCGTGCACGCATCAGCCGCGCCACCTCGGCCCGGTCGAGCCGGTCGTCGGCGGCGGCCTCGAGGATCGGGTGGATGAGATCCAGCTCGAGCAGGTCGCCCTGCAGCGCGTCGCCCATGTAGGGCAGGCGGAAGCGGGTGACGTTGCGCCGCTCGAACAGCGCCGCGTGCATCGCGTCCATCCGCTCCTGCGGGTCGTAGAGCACGTAGGCCGCCTGCGCGGCGTCGATCATGTCGGGGGCGTAGCCGAAGCGCGAGGTGAAATCGACGCGGCGCATCTCGGGGAAGCGGTCGTCCCATTCGGCGACGCGCGGATCGAGCGTCGCCTGCGGTTGCAGCAGCACGACGCGCGCCCCGGGCGCGGTGACCGAATAGGCGGCGGCGGCATAGCCGCAGGGGCCCGCGCCGTAGAAGACCACCTTCTCGAACTCGTCGAAGAAGCCGTCGTCGAGCAGCTGGTCGAAGAAGCGGACCACCTCGGGGTCGCGGAACCACGTGTCGGCGGTGCAGATCACCGAAAGGCTCGACCAGCCCTCGATCGCCTGCATCTCCCAGCCGAGAGGGGTCGCCGTCTTGGAATAGGCCGAGATGCCGGGCATCGACTCGAAGGTCACCAGCAGCGTGTCGCCATCCTCGACGAAGACCGCGTGGTGGCGCTTGCCGAGCGGCTCGGCAAAGCCATGCGCCTCGCCGATCTCGGAGATGGCGTCGATCCAGGCGCGGGCCGAATGCATGCTGAGGTCGACATCGGTCAGGTCCAGCTCGTCCTCGAAGGCGGTCTGTCTGCTGAGCGGGTCCGCGCTGTCCTTCATGATACCTGCCATTGTCCTGTCACTTCCGTTCGGCTCCTGCTCGGGAGGCGTCTTTGCGCGGTGCCCGGCCGTCGGGTTTGACAGGCAGCCTGCGCGTGAATTGGGGCGGAAATAAGTGGCTTTAGGGGTAATACGGCGGTGGTGCGGCGGCAAGGAAAATCGCCGTGTGTGAAGCGGTTGCGGGCTGCGCTCAGGTCTCTCCGGCGCGCCGCACGCGGGTGGCGGCGGCGATCAGCGGCTGCGCCAGCGCGGGCGGCAGCGGGCGCGAGGGCGGGGTCATCAGCAGGCGCCCCATCAGCGCGCGGAACGGCTCCTGCGCCATGAGCGCGGCAAAGCGCGCCTTGCGCCAGCGCACTGCCCCGGCATGCAGCCCGGCCAGCACCGGATCGGCGGCGAAGCCCTCGCGAAGCGCCCGCACCGGCCCGGCGAGCGCCGAGATGCTGCTGTCCTCGTCGGTGTTGAAATTGCGCTCCACCCAGTAATCGAGCCCGAGCAGATCCGCACTGTGCACCGCGCGGCCGCGATCGGCCTTGAGCACGTAACTCTCCATCGCCCCCAGAGGATAGTGGTTGAGCTGCGCCAGCGCGTAGTTCGACCGCCCGTAGTTGGAAAAGATGCGGCGCGTGCGGAACTGCGCGTCGAGCGCGCGGCCCTCGCCGTCGAACCAGCGCGCGCTTTCCAGCCGCGCGGAATCGGGGTCGCGCGGCCGGTGCACGCCGAGCTTCGCGTAGGTGCCGTCGTTGCGGTAGAGCGTCTTGAACATCGCCGCGCGCCAGGGCCAGAGCATTTGCACCGGGGCGGCGCGGGTGAACTGCTCGGGCACGGGGATGTCGGCGTAGCTGACCACCCCGGCATTGCCGAAGAGCCGCCAGGTGAGGGTGATCGCCGTCGCCTCGGGCAGGGCAGCGATCAGCGCGGGCAGGGTATGGTCGCCGGCGTGGACGTTGACGAACTCGTCGACGTCGAGCGCCAGCAGCCAGTCCGCCTCGCGCACCGCCTCGGCCTTGTCCGCCAGCTTCAGCCCGGTGAACTGGATGCCGGCCTTGTCGTAGGGCCCGTCGTTGCGGATATGGGTGAGCGGCGCCACCTCGGCCAGCCGGTCGAGCAGAACGTCGGTGCCGTCCTGGCAATCGTTGCTGAGCGCGACCACGTGGCTCACCCCGGCGGCGAGGTGATGCGCCAGCCAGTCGAGCAGGAAGGCGCCCTCGTTGCGGACGCAGACCACGGCGGTGATGCTCGGGACGGCCATGGCTCAGCTCTCCATGTCGAGGGACAGCGCCCAGGCGACGCGCTCGGCGGGGTCCAGTTTCAGCGCCGTCGCCTCGCGGAACAATTTCCCGAATTCGGGATCCGCGCGCAATTCGGCCGCCTTGGCCCTGTGCCAGGCCAGCCCCTCGGCGTGCAGCCGCGCAAGCTCGGGGTCGGCCAGCAGCCGGTCCATCTCGGCCCGGAGCCGCGGCAGGTTGCGCTGGATGGTCAGGTCGCGCGCCCCGGACCAGTCCATGCGGATCCAGTAGTTGAGGCCGATCTGCCGGTCGACGTGCAGCGCCCGCCCGCGCTGGCGCTTGATGAGGTAGCTCTCGGCCGAACGCAGCGCGTAGTGGTTGAGCTGCACGAGGTCGTAGCCGATCGACTTGCGCGAGTTGCGCCAGCCGTTGTGCAGCGCCTCGGCGGTCATGTCGCGGCCTGATCCGTTTGACCATTTCACCGCGTTTTCAGCATCTTGCCGAGGCTTGTTCGGGCGGTGGCACGAGAGTTTCTCGTAGGCGCCGAGCCCCCGCATCAGCGTCTTGAACCCCCAGTTGGTGTGCGGCTTGGGGCAGTAGCGCGGCGCGCAGGCGGTGAATTGCGAGATCACCGGCGCCGGGTCGAGCGCCTGCACCCCGTCATGGCCGAAGAGCCGCCAGGTCAGCGCGAAATGCGTCGCCCCGGGCGCTGCGGCGAAGAGATCGTCGAGCGTGCCGTTGCCGCAGCGGATGTTGACGAACTCGTCCACGTCCGAATGCAGCAGCCAGTCGGCATCGCGGATCACCACCTCGTCCAGCGCCGCATCGAGCGCGTGCTGCTGCGGCGAATTGCCGGTCCAGCCGTTGTTGTCGCGGTGCCGCAGCACGCCCATCTGCGCGAGCCGGTCGAGGATGCGGTCGGTGCCATCCTCGCAACCGTTGGAATAGATGAGGAAATCGTCAAAGCCGATGGCGCGGTGATAGGCGATCCACTCGACCACGTAGGGCGCCTCGTTCTTCATGCAGCCGAGGATGACGCGGGCACTCTTCGCCGAGCGCGGCGGCAAGGCGCTGAAGGGCGCGGCGGGGGCGGTCTCGGCGAGCGTGCCAAGCCGGTCGTGCGGCATCCAGGGCGAGCCCTGCAGCGCCGCGAGCTTGCGCAGCGCGGCGTCGGGCATCGCGGGGGCGGGCCGGGGTTCGGGCTCCGAAGGAGCGGCCGCCTTCGAGGCCTCGGCGATACGCCAGCGGAAGGCCATCAGGTACTGTGTCGCCCGGAAACCGAAGCCGGGGTCGGCCTCCTGCCAGGGCGCGGCGGGGGCGCTCCGCAGATGCGCGGGGTCGAGCCCGGGATGCTGCGAGGCGAGCCCCTCGATATCGGCGGCGAAGCGGCGGTTGACCGGCTCGAAGGCGCCCGGCTCGAGCGGCGCGCCCGGAACCTTGATCTCGCCCAGCAGCCGCCGCCAGAGCGGTCGGGGGATCTGCAGTGCGGGCTCGGCGGCGAGGTGGCGCAGCAGCACGTCGTTCATCCTGCGGCAGCGGCTCAGCCAGGCGGCCGAGGGCTGGGTTGGCGGCGGCGCGGCCTCGACCCTGCCGAAGCCCTGAGGAATGTCGAAGGCCTCGCGGATCTCCTCGACCACCTCGGCGCCGTAGAGCCGCGCCGGATCGACGCTGCGCAGGCGCACCGCACCGGGGCCGAAGGCGGCCTCCCAGCCGCGCTGCAGCCGCGCGAAATCGAGCCAGTGCGCGGCGCCCTGCGTCTCGGGAAAGACCCCGCCGCGGGGATCGGCGGCGGGGCGCGTGGCCAGCGCCGCCTGCCACCAGTCGGCGGTGGCGCAGAGGCCAAGCTCCAGCTCCGGCCCGCGCCTGCGCCCCTCGAGCACCTGCGCCGCGTAGTGCCGCGCCAGCATCTCCGCCGGCGAGGCGAGATGCGCCAGCACGGTGATGTCCCGCGAGAGCGGCGCGAGCAGGGACCGCAGCCGCTCGAGCTCGGCCCGGCTGGTGAGCCCGCTGCCCAGCTGGTGCGCCGAGAGGATCAGCAGCTCCGGCCGCGCCGTCTCGATCTCCTGCGTGAGCTGCTGCAGCACCTCGTCGCGCAGCTCCGCCTGCCGGGCGGGATCCGCAAAGCCGCGCCCCCAGCGCAGCGCGTCCACCGCGCCGGGATCGCTGACCGCCATGAAGAGCCGCGTATGGTTGCGCGCGCCGGGGCTGCGGGGGTAGAGCAGGCCGCGCTTGGCCAGCTGCCGCCGCTTGGCATCGAGCACCTGCTGAAGCCGCCCGGCGGTCTGGGCGTCGGGACCGATATGGAGAAAAATTCTCACCCCCCGGTCCTCTTTGTCTGGCCCGAGCGGTTCTCGTTCGCCTTGCCCCACCAGGGCAGCGCGATCCCAATGTGGCGCGAGATCAGCGCGGGCGCCTCCGGGTCCTCGATGTCATAGGCCAGGAAGCGCGGATCGCCCGCGAAGATGCGGCGCAGGAACTGCTGGTGCGCGGCGATCCACTGCGCGCGCTCGAGCCGGGTCTCGCCGTAGCCCGCGGGCAGGCCGGGCACCGCGTGGCGCGGCAGCCGGTCGGTGCCGAGGTCGGACCAGCGCAGCATCGAATGCGCCATGGCCTGCGGCTCGCGCATCGAGGCGACGAATTTCAGCTGCGGATGGCGCGTTCGCAGCGCCTCGATCAGCCCGAAGTCGGTCTGCGGCCAGAGGTTGAGCCGGGCGTTGAGCACACTGACCTCGCTCAGCGCATCGAAGCCGCCGAGCCGCTCGAGCGGATCGCCCGAGCCGAAATAGCCGTCGTAGAGCTGCCGGGCGACGAAGCTGCCGGCAAGCGCGGGATCCGGGCACTTGCCGCGCCGCAGCCGGTAGTCGGCCACCTTCAGCCCGGCGCGCTCCAGCGCTACCCCGAGCGTGGTCGTGCCGCTCTTCGGCAGGCCGAGGTTGATCACGATCATGCCGCGTCCTCCGCCAGCCCGAGCCGCGCGATCAGCTCCGCCTCGCCGGGCGGCAGCGCGGGCAGGGCGCCGAGATGCGCGGCGCGGGCGGCGATCTGCGGCTGCGCGCGCAGCATGCCAACCTTGGCGCGGTGCGCCTGCACCGACAGATCGTGCAGCCGGGCGACGCCGGGCAGGGCGCGCAGCTCAGTGATTTCCGCCTCGAGCGCGGGCAGCATGCGCAGGATCGAGCGGTCTTCCCAGGCGGGGTCGTTGCGCTCCTGCCAGTAGCTCTCGTCGAAGATGCGCCCCTCGCGGTTCACGTCGCCGCGCTCGGTCTTCACGAGGTAGCTGTCGAGCGAGCGCAGCGCGTAGTGGTTGAGCGTGGCGAAGCGCCGTGCCCCGGCGGCGGGAAAGCGGCGCATCCGGCGCGGGCGGTCGGCGCTGAGAAAGGCGCCGGGCACCGGGCGGCCGCTGCCATCGGTCCAGCGCGGATGTTTCGCGGTGGGCAGGGTCTTGCGGAAGAAGGGCCGGTGCGCGCCAAGGTACTGCAGCGGAAAGTCGCGCCGCACCAAGGACTTGACCTCGATGGCGCTCTGGTCGCACCAGAGGTCGGGGTTGTGCGAGCGGGTGAACTGCGCGATCACCGGCACGTCCTCGAACTGCGCGATCCCGGCATTGGCGAAGAACTGGAAGCTGACCGAGATCGCCTGCGGATCGCCGCAGGCGGCGATGAGCGCGGGCAGGGTGTGATCGCCCGCGTGGATGTTGAGGAACTCGTCCACGTCGGCCACCCAGATCCAGTCGGCGCGCCGCACCACCTCCTGCCGCGCCGCATCCTTCAGCGCCTCCATCTGGTAGCTGCGCCCCTGCGCCGGGTTGGGCAGGTGCACCACGCCCGCGGCGGCCAGCGCATCGAGCAGCGCGTCGGTGCCGTCGTCGCAGTCGTTGGAATAGACGAGGAAATCGGTGACGCCGAGCAGGCGGTTGTAGGCCACCCATTCGAGCACGAAGGGCCCCTCGTTCTTCACGCAGGTCACCGCGCAGATGCGCGGCCCGCCCGCCCCTGGTCTCACCATACCGCTGCCCGTACCCCTGCGCACCCGTCCGGGGCTCTGCCCCCGGTTATCCTGCGGCAAAACCATCGCATCTCGTCCCCGGCGCGTCAACGCGGGGGGCGGGTCCGCGCGCCGCCCGCGACCAGTATCTCC
The Salipiger sp. H15 DNA segment above includes these coding regions:
- a CDS encoding glycosyltransferase family 2 protein, translating into MVRPGAGGPRICAVTCVKNEGPFVLEWVAYNRLLGVTDFLVYSNDCDDGTDALLDALAAAGVVHLPNPAQGRSYQMEALKDAARQEVVRRADWIWVADVDEFLNIHAGDHTLPALIAACGDPQAISVSFQFFANAGIAQFEDVPVIAQFTRSHNPDLWCDQSAIEVKSLVRRDFPLQYLGAHRPFFRKTLPTAKHPRWTDGSGRPVPGAFLSADRPRRMRRFPAAGARRFATLNHYALRSLDSYLVKTERGDVNREGRIFDESYWQERNDPAWEDRSILRMLPALEAEITELRALPGVARLHDLSVQAHRAKVGMLRAQPQIAARAAHLGALPALPPGEAELIARLGLAEDAA
- a CDS encoding anhydro-N-acetylmuramic acid kinase produces the protein MSGTSLDGVDAALIRTDGAQIHEFGRSGYRPFSDAERRVLKAALGRWPGPGLEAALDVTQRAHAELLADFPEAELVGFHGQTLAHDPHGRGTHQLGDGAALAEALNRDVVWDFRSADVALGGEGAPLAPFFHFACAKWMGAERPVAFLNLGGVGNLTWVDPRKASPEEPGALLAFDTGPANAPINDLVAERLGLDCDRDGALAAQGEVVDGALELFLEEGFFRRMPPKSLDRDDFSLMLDLVRELSDADAAATMTAMAAAAVMQGMEHCPTPPEKLLVTGGGRRNPVMMAMLQAGLDCPVVPVEEAGLDGDMLEAQAFGFLAVRVAQGWPTSAPGTTGVAAPVGGGQISRVGSLVG
- a CDS encoding glycosyltransferase family 2 protein, giving the protein MRIFLHIGPDAQTAGRLQQVLDAKRRQLAKRGLLYPRSPGARNHTRLFMAVSDPGAVDALRWGRGFADPARQAELRDEVLQQLTQEIETARPELLILSAHQLGSGLTSRAELERLRSLLAPLSRDITVLAHLASPAEMLARHYAAQVLEGRRRGPELELGLCATADWWQAALATRPAADPRGGVFPETQGAAHWLDFARLQRGWEAAFGPGAVRLRSVDPARLYGAEVVEEIREAFDIPQGFGRVEAAPPPTQPSAAWLSRCRRMNDVLLRHLAAEPALQIPRPLWRRLLGEIKVPGAPLEPGAFEPVNRRFAADIEGLASQHPGLDPAHLRSAPAAPWQEADPGFGFRATQYLMAFRWRIAEASKAAAPSEPEPRPAPAMPDAALRKLAALQGSPWMPHDRLGTLAETAPAAPFSALPPRSAKSARVILGCMKNEAPYVVEWIAYHRAIGFDDFLIYSNGCEDGTDRILDRLAQMGVLRHRDNNGWTGNSPQQHALDAALDEVVIRDADWLLHSDVDEFVNIRCGNGTLDDLFAAAPGATHFALTWRLFGHDGVQALDPAPVISQFTACAPRYCPKPHTNWGFKTLMRGLGAYEKLSCHRPNKPRQDAENAVKWSNGSGRDMTAEALHNGWRNSRKSIGYDLVQLNHYALRSAESYLIKRQRGRALHVDRQIGLNYWIRMDWSGARDLTIQRNLPRLRAEMDRLLADPELARLHAEGLAWHRAKAAELRADPEFGKLFREATALKLDPAERVAWALSLDMES
- a CDS encoding phosphoadenosine phosphosulfate reductase, producing the protein MKDSADPLSRQTAFEDELDLTDVDLSMHSARAWIDAISEIGEAHGFAEPLGKRHHAVFVEDGDTLLVTFESMPGISAYSKTATPLGWEMQAIEGWSSLSVICTADTWFRDPEVVRFFDQLLDDGFFDEFEKVVFYGAGPCGYAAAAYSVTAPGARVVLLQPQATLDPRVAEWDDRFPEMRRVDFTSRFGYAPDMIDAAQAAYVLYDPQERMDAMHAALFERRNVTRFRLPYMGDALQGDLLELDLIHPILEAAADDRLDRAEVARLMRARRNHAPYLRRLLSRLDAENRPLLAEWLCANVTARLNAPRFRRRLEALRAEAEGRPEG
- a CDS encoding glycosyltransferase family 2 protein gives rise to the protein MAVPSITAVVCVRNEGAFLLDWLAHHLAAGVSHVVALSNDCQDGTDVLLDRLAEVAPLTHIRNDGPYDKAGIQFTGLKLADKAEAVREADWLLALDVDEFVNVHAGDHTLPALIAALPEATAITLTWRLFGNAGVVSYADIPVPEQFTRAAPVQMLWPWRAAMFKTLYRNDGTYAKLGVHRPRDPDSARLESARWFDGEGRALDAQFRTRRIFSNYGRSNYALAQLNHYPLGAMESYVLKADRGRAVHSADLLGLDYWVERNFNTDEDSSISALAGPVRALREGFAADPVLAGLHAGAVRWRKARFAALMAQEPFRALMGRLLMTPPSRPLPPALAQPLIAAATRVRRAGET
- the tyrS gene encoding tyrosine--tRNA ligase gives rise to the protein MTYHPKSDFMRVMIERGYLADCTDYQGLDEALSQGVVTAYIGYDATAKSLHVGHLLNIMMLRWLQKTGHKPITLMGGGTTKVGDPSFRSDERPLLGPEQIDANIEGMKQVFAKYLQYGDAPNDALMLNNAEWLDNLNYLEFLRDIGRHFSVNRMLSFESVKSRLDREQSLSFLEFNYMILQAYDFLELNRRYGCSLQMGGSDQWGNIINGIDLTRRVLDHEIYGLTSPLLTTSDGRKMGKSQGGAMWLNADMLSPYEFWQFWRNTTDADVGRFLKLYTELPVEDCERLGALAGSEINDAKIILANEVTALCHGAEAAAAAEATAREVFEKGGVGDDLPTLELTSDEVGDGISIVQVIVRAGLAKTGKEAKRLIAENGARIDDQPLTDAGLMLDAAALAAPVKLSAGKKRHALVKLG